The following proteins come from a genomic window of Acanthopagrus latus isolate v.2019 chromosome 5, fAcaLat1.1, whole genome shotgun sequence:
- the rtn4r gene encoding reticulon-4 receptor — MKTVIIDGGRLLFLVMWLNLVPQTDSCPAKCVCYSEPRPTVACQQQGLFSIPTEIPVRSQRIFLQSNKLTVVRSTSFSSCHNLTVLWLYSNNISYIEAGAFYGLEKLEELDIGDNSNLRTISPTAFRGLTKLHTLHLHRCGLSELPVGVFRGMFSLQYLYLQDNNILTLHDDTFLDLANLTYLYLHNNKIKIVTDNMFRGLINLDRLLLHQNRVIYVQPRAFTDLGKLKSLFLFFNNLTVLTGETMDPLVGLQYLRLNGNQWICDCRARTLWDWFKRFKGSSSELECSVPEFLAGKDLKRLKSEDLEGCVETPQIQTNLFSSKAQSGKFSSTENPLEDTIPRCCLGDNDKSSILSGKSRQITNNPLKEKENMSKTKFKEPERTKNETQNKQNDGPLGTLSNNLDKTLENLNPDLIDNLESSTASNKKKKKCSKKPKSDTQCIKGRGSTLQVLRILFIPMIWISLAMS; from the coding sequence gGGGGCGACTCCTGTTTCTGGTGATGTGGCTGAACCTTGTGCCTCAAACTGACAGCTGCCCTGCCAAGTGTGTGTGCTACAGTGAGCCCAGGCCCACTGTGGCCTGCCAACAACAAGGACTGTTTTCCATCCCTACTGAGATCCCCGTGCGGAGCCAGCGGATATTCCTCCAGAGCAACAAGCTGACGGTGGTAAGGTCCACCAGCTTCAGCTCTTGCCACAATCTCACTGTTCTCTGGCTGTACTCCAACAACATTAGTTACATCGAGGCTGGAGCCTTCTACGGCTTGGAAAAACTCGAGGAACTGGACATCGGAGACAACAGCAACCTCCGCACCATCAGCCCTACAGCCTTCCGAGGCTTAACAAAGCTGCACACCCTCCACCTGCACAGGTGTGGCCTGTCAGAGCTCCCCGTTGGGGTTTTCAGAGGAATGTTCTCCCTACAGTACCTTTACCTGCAGGACAATAACATTCTTACCCTGCATGATGACACTTTTCTGGACCTTGCCAACCTCACCTATCTCTACTTGCACAATAACAAAATCAAGATAGTAACGGACAATATGTTTCGAGGCCTAATTAATCTGGATCGGCTGCTGCTACACCAGAACCGAGTTATCTATGTCCAACCAAGGGCTTTTACTGATCTTGGTAAGCTGAAATCCCTGTTCCTGTTCTTCAACAATCTCACCGTCTTGACAGGGGAGACCATGGACCCACTGGTGGGTCTCCAGTATTTGCGTTTAAATGGTAACCAGTGGATCTGTGACTGCCGCGCGAGGACCTTGTGGGACTGGTTCAAACGTTTCAAAGGTTCAAGCTCTGAGTTGGAGTGCAGTGTTCCCGAGTTCCTGGCAGGAAAGGACCTGAAACGACTGAAAAGTGAAGACTTGGAGGGGTGTGTGGAAACGCCTCAAATCCAGACCAATCTCTTCAGCTCCAAGGCACAGTCTGGGAAATTCTCTTCCACTGAAAATCCTCTTGAGGACACCATTCCAAGATGTTGTCTTGGAGATAATGACAAGTCGTCCATCCTGTCCGGCAAGAGCCGCCAAATCACCAACAACCCTCTCAAGGAAAAGGAGAACATGTCCAAGACTAAATTCAAGGAGCCGGAACGAACGAAAAACGAGACCCAGAACAAGCAGAACGATGGACCACTGGGAACCTTGTCCAACAACCTGGACAAGACTTTGGAAAACCTAAACCCGGACCTTATAGACAATCTGGAATCGTCTACAGcatcaaacaaaaagaaaaagaagtgctCCAAAAAGCCCAAATCTGACACCCAGTGCATCAAAGGTCGGGGATCTACTTTGCAAGTGCTGCGCATTCTCTTCATTCCCATGATCTGGATATCTCTAGCCATGTCTTAG